The proteins below are encoded in one region of Scomber japonicus isolate fScoJap1 chromosome 24, fScoJap1.pri, whole genome shotgun sequence:
- the LOC128354627 gene encoding OX-2 membrane glycoprotein-like, which translates to HAGLTDVIQTQQTVMVKVGEDVDLSCQLMQTKDVLQVTWQKDLPEGKRNIASYNKYFGQTVNDGFKGKLEFKHAGLENCAIVIRKVTEQDEGCYLCLFNMYPDGSLTGRTCLHLYELHEPILQIRESNSGEETVVSCSATVTLNVPQQDLYFSNSSTVSVTNTNATVTVTTTAVLSGFHGNDTQVGCAVRLISVHEIQVFKTIPAVNRSSGDDHTLIGASVTAAVIVCAAVVTVIIFLLKHKHKNRLSHRDAKEIKTPQKTMTDTFRSRTPLMEKENQEIRKWSSEKKTPEVEKREFQDIA; encoded by the exons CATGCAGGTCTAACAGATGTGATTCAAACACAGCAGACTGTGATGGTAAAAGTTGGAGAAGATGTTGATCTCAGCTGTCAGCTCATGCAGACTAAAGATGTTCTTCAGGTCACCTGGCAGAAAGATTTACCTGAGGGGAAGAGGAATATCGCCAGCTACAACAAATACTTTGGACAAACAGTGAATGATGGTTTTAAGGGTAAACTGGAGTTTAAACATGCTGGACTGGAGAACTGCGCCATAGTTATCAGGAAGGTGACGGAGCAGGATGAAGGCTGCTATCTCTGTTTGTTTAACATGTATCCTGATGGTTCTCTGACAGGAAGAACCTGCCTCCATCTCTATG AGCTGCATGAACCCATTCTACAAATCAGAGAATCAAACTCTGGTGAAGAGACAGTTGTGTCCTGCTCGGCCACAG TAACTCTGAATGTCCCACAACAAGACCTCTACTTCTCTAACAGCAGCACAGTCAGTGTCACCAACACCAACGCTACAGTTACTGTCACCACTACAGCTGTGCTGTCTGGTTTCCATGGAAACGACACACAGGTTGGATGTGCAGTACGACTGATCTCAGTGCATGAAATTCAGGTGTTTAAGACGATTCCTGCAGTCAATCGATCATCTGGTGATG ATCACACTTTAATTGGTGCATCGGTCACAGCAGCGGTCATTGTTTGTGCTGCTGTAGTCACTGTCATCATTTTCCTGCTCAAACATAAACATAAGAACAG ACTGTCACACAGGGACGCTAAGGAGATCAAGACACCacaaaaaacaatgacagaCACTTTTAG ATCCCGAACACCTTTAATGGAGAAGGAGAACCAGGAGATAAGGAAATGGTCATCTGAGAAGAAAACGCCAGAAGTGGAGAAACGAGAATTTCAAGACATAGCT
- the LOC128354628 gene encoding butyrophilin-like protein 2 produces the protein MNVTHAASPAAGLTDVIQTQQTVMVKVGEDVDLSCQLMQTKDVLQVTWQKDLPEGKRNIASYNKYFGQTVNDGFKGKLEFKHAGLENCAIVIRKVTEQDEGCYLCLFNMYPDGSLTGRTCLHLYELHEPILQIRESNSSEETVVSCSATGRPAPAVTLNVLQQDLYFSNSSTVSVTNTNATVTVTTTAVLSGFRGNGAQVGCAVQLFSVPEIQVFKTIPAVKQPPGDGLTDVIQTQQTVMVKVGEDVDLSCQLMQTKDVLQVTWQKDLPEGKRNIASYNKYFGQTVNDGFKGKLEFKHAGLKNCSIVIRKVTEQDEGCYLCLFNMYPDGSLTGRTCLHLYELHEPILQIRESNSGEETVVSCSATGRPAPTVTLNVPQQDLYFSNSSTVSVTNTNATVTVTTTAVLSGFRGNGAQVGCAVRLISVPEIQVFKTIPAVKQPPGDGEKHFRNHQHGA, from the exons atgaaTGTGACACATGCTGCATCACCAGCAGCAG GTCTAACAGATGTGATTCAAACACAGCAGACTGTGATGGTAAAAGTAGGAGAAGATGTTGATCTCAGCTGTCAGCTCATGCAGACTAAAGATGTTCTTCAGGTCACCTGGCAGAAAGATTTACCTGAGGGGAAGAGGAATATCGCCAGCTACAACAAATACTTTGGACAAACAGTGAATGATGGTTTTAAGGGTAAACTGGAGTTTAAACATGCTGGACTGGAGAACTGCGCCATAGTTATCAGGAAGGTGACGGAGCAGGATGAAGGCTGCTATCTCTGTTTGTTTAACATGTATCCTGATGGTTCTCTGACAGGAAGAACCTGCCTCCATCTCTATG AGCTGCATGAACCCATTCTACAAATCAGAGAATCAAACTCTAGTGAAGAGACAGTTGTGTCCTGCTCGGCCACAGGTCGTCCTGCTCCCGCAGTAACTCTGAATGTCCTACAACAAGACCTCTACTTCTCTAACAGCAGCACAGTCAGTGTCACCAACACCAACGCTACAGTCACTGTCACCACTACAGCTGTGCTGTCTGGTTTCCGTGGAAACGGTGCACAAGTTGGATGTGCAGTACAACTGTTCTCAGTCCCTGAAATTCAGGTGTTTAAGACGATTCCTGCAGTCAAACAACCACCTGGTGATG GTCTAACAGATGTGATTCAAACACAGCAGACTGTGATGGTAAAAGTAGGAGAAGATGTTGATCTCAGCTGTCAGCTCATGCAGACTAAAGATGTTCTTCAGGTCACCTGGCAGAAAGATTTACCTGAGGGGAAGAGGAATATCGCCAGCTACAACAAATACTTTGGACAAACAGTGAATGATGGTTTTAAGGGTAAACTGGAGTTTAAACATGCTGGACTGAAGAACTGCTCCATAGTTATCAGGAAGGTGACGGAGCAGGATGAAGGCTGCTATCTCTGTTTGTTTAACATGTATCCTGATGGTTCTCTGACAGGAAGAACCTGCCTCCATCTCTATG AGCTGCATGAACCCATTCTACAAATCAGAGAATCAAACTCTGGTGAAGAGACAGTTGTGTCCTGCTCGGCCACAGGTCGTCCTGCTCCCACAGTAACTCTGAATGTCCCACAACAAGACCTCTACTTCTCTAACAGCAGCACAGTCAGTGTCACCAACACCAACGCTACAGTCACTGTCACCACTACAGCTGTGCTGTCTGGTTTCCGTGGAAACGGTGCACAAGTTGGATGTGCAGTACGACTGATCTCAGTCCCTGAAATTCAGGTGTTTAAGACGATTCCTGCAGTCAAACAACCACCTGGTGATGGTGAGAAACACTTCAGAAACCACCAACATGGAGCTTAA